The Microbulbifer sp. YPW1 genome contains the following window.
CGGTCTCCGGCCCGATGACATGCACAATGCCCTGGCCCGGATCATTGATGCCAAATTCGACAATGCCGAACTCATTGCAGTTCTCGTCCAGGGTCTGCACCTGGATACGGGATACCTCATCCTGGATCCCCGCAATACCGCCGGAACGCTCGGCGGCGTCGGACGGTACGTTGTGATCCGGCGTCGCCACCACGGAATCCGTACGCCAGGGCTTGCGGCCAGCCAGGCGTAGCCCTTCAAAGGCCTGAGGAGAGGTCACTTCGTGAATCAAGTGGCGATCGATATAGATCAGTGCGGTGCCGTCGTCGCGGCTTTTAACAAGGTGGTCTTCCCAAAGCTTGTCGTAGAGCGTCTGTTTTTTGTTTTCTGGATGGCCCATAGCCCCATCTCCTCTATGGATAACATGCAGGAGTCTATTGGGGGCATTGAATAACATCAATTTATATTTATTATATGGCGCATTCGCTTTTGGAATACCTGAGAGCAGCGCTACAGAGAAAGCATCATGGAAATCCAGTGGCTCAGAGCCTTCCTTGCCATTTCCGAACAGGGCTCCGTTTCAGAGGCCGCCGAGCAGCTACACCTGACCCAGCCCGCTGTCAGTAAACGCCTCGCCTCCCTCGAGCAGCAACTGGGTACACCGCTGTTCGACCGCATCGGCCGCAAGCTTCAGCTGACCAACGCCGGCCGCGCCCTGCTGCCCCGCGCCCGTCACATCCTTAATGAGGTGAGCGATGCCGAACACGAGCTGCGTAGCCTTGGAGAAACCATCGGCGGCAGCCTGCGCATTGCCACCAGTCATCACGTGGGGTTGCACCACCTGCCGCCGGTACTGCGGGAGTTCAGCAACCTCTACCCGGATGTCGCCCTGGATATCGACTTCGTCGACTCCGAGCAGGCCTATGAGGCACTGATGGCCGGGGAATATGAGCTCGCCGTGGTCACCCTCGCGCTCAAGGACTATCCCAACCTCAATGCCCAGATCATCTGGCCCGACCCCTGCGTGGTGGTGGCCGCGCCGGACCATCCCCTGGCGCAGATGCCGGAACTGGACCTGCCCGCACTGGCCCGATACCCGGCCATTCTGCCGGATCTGAACACCTATACCGGGCGCCTGATCAAGCGCGAGTTCGACGCCCACGGCCTCAAGCTGACCGCCAAGCTGGCGACCAACTTCCTGGAGACCATCAAGATGATGGCCGGCGTTGGCCTCGGCTGGAGCGTGCTGCCCAAGACCCTGATCGACGACAGCCTTGCGGAACTGCCCATGCCGCAGCTGAGCATCGTGCGCAACCTGGGCATCATTTACCACCGCAACCGCACGCTCA
Protein-coding sequences here:
- a CDS encoding LysR family transcriptional regulator, with protein sequence MEIQWLRAFLAISEQGSVSEAAEQLHLTQPAVSKRLASLEQQLGTPLFDRIGRKLQLTNAGRALLPRARHILNEVSDAEHELRSLGETIGGSLRIATSHHVGLHHLPPVLREFSNLYPDVALDIDFVDSEQAYEALMAGEYELAVVTLALKDYPNLNAQIIWPDPCVVVAAPDHPLAQMPELDLPALARYPAILPDLNTYTGRLIKREFDAHGLKLTAKLATNFLETIKMMAGVGLGWSVLPKTLIDDSLAELPMPQLSIVRNLGIIYHRNRTLSNAANALQQLLFKEARGL